In Deltaproteobacteria bacterium, a genomic segment contains:
- the asnB gene encoding asparagine synthase (glutamine-hydrolyzing) produces the protein MCGIFAVITPGKPVDVETCFRSVSRLSHRGPDGSGIVLGSLREGRFRFFLNPTMGQLTGEHGACWDVFLGHRRLSIIDLSNNAYQPMGNEDETIWVVFNGEIYNHSDLRRELLQYGHRFATDHSDTEVLVHGYEEWGSGILDRIRGMFAFALLDYGKGSVLLARDHFGKKPLYVYNDTETIAWASELKALSASRGTDNQISSDALLDFLRLGYIPAPRTIHSRVSKLKAAEAAELNLASPSDMRRFTYWNLEYRPEYQGDEDRFGDEFSARLRESVRLRMISDVPLGAFLSGGIDSSSIVKAMSGLSDRPVRTFTIGFNEREYDESVYATRVSEHYKAEHHSRTITPQRLLEYLPRLSEIFDEPFADSSALPTLVLCEMTRQLVTVALTGDGGDELLAGYTRYAVNLTLGRIFDNVIGGSLSKCLSPLTRFWPDHVKGKGVISLFHPDPRLRYEELMGSPWLVKHSLLRPSDGPFDMRSIWDFNAPSTLDRMCKADIRLYVPEDLMVKVDRTSMAVSLEARCPFLDHELFEFVSKSPTTMRFRGGNGKIPLRRVLARDLGRSFVERPKKGFAVPLGHWFRKELREELSDILCSSSSFVSTLFPNGFLPSLLKAHQHGSRNLSNRIWPLLVLEKWHRTYGGSL, from the coding sequence GTGTGCGGGATATTTGCAGTTATAACACCCGGTAAGCCGGTCGATGTCGAGACGTGTTTCAGGTCCGTCAGCCGTCTCTCACATAGAGGTCCCGACGGCTCCGGTATCGTGTTGGGGAGCCTGAGGGAGGGCCGATTTCGCTTCTTCCTGAACCCGACAATGGGTCAACTCACCGGGGAGCATGGGGCTTGCTGGGATGTGTTCTTGGGCCATCGCAGACTGTCCATTATAGACCTGTCCAATAATGCCTACCAGCCAATGGGAAACGAGGACGAGACCATATGGGTGGTCTTCAACGGGGAGATATACAATCATAGTGACTTACGTAGAGAACTGCTCCAATACGGCCACCGTTTCGCCACGGATCATTCGGATACCGAGGTGCTGGTGCATGGATACGAGGAATGGGGATCCGGCATACTGGACAGAATCAGAGGCATGTTTGCTTTTGCCCTACTCGACTATGGAAAAGGCTCTGTTTTGTTGGCCCGCGATCATTTCGGCAAGAAACCGCTATATGTGTATAACGACACGGAGACGATCGCATGGGCATCCGAACTGAAGGCTCTGTCGGCCTCGCGAGGAACGGACAATCAAATCTCCAGCGACGCCTTGTTGGACTTTCTGAGACTGGGATATATCCCGGCGCCAAGAACGATTCATTCCCGCGTGAGCAAGTTGAAAGCCGCCGAGGCCGCGGAGCTGAATCTGGCTTCGCCTTCCGATATGAGGAGGTTCACCTACTGGAATCTCGAATATCGTCCGGAATACCAAGGGGATGAAGATAGGTTCGGCGACGAATTTTCGGCCCGGCTTCGTGAAAGCGTGCGCCTGAGAATGATTTCCGATGTACCGTTAGGGGCCTTTTTATCCGGAGGGATCGATTCTTCGTCTATTGTCAAAGCGATGTCCGGGCTTTCCGATAGGCCGGTGCGAACATTCACGATCGGCTTCAATGAACGTGAGTATGATGAGAGTGTCTATGCAACACGGGTTTCCGAACACTACAAAGCGGAGCACCACTCTCGGACGATCACTCCCCAGCGTCTCCTGGAATACTTACCCAGGCTGTCGGAGATCTTCGATGAACCCTTTGCGGATTCGAGTGCGCTGCCGACTCTGGTGCTTTGCGAGATGACGCGGCAACTCGTTACAGTAGCCTTGACGGGAGACGGAGGTGATGAGTTACTCGCGGGATACACGCGTTATGCGGTCAATCTGACGCTGGGTAGGATCTTCGATAACGTCATCGGTGGTTCACTGTCAAAGTGTCTATCGCCTCTGACTCGCTTTTGGCCGGATCACGTGAAAGGAAAAGGGGTGATTTCGCTCTTTCACCCGGACCCAAGACTACGCTATGAAGAACTGATGGGTTCGCCTTGGCTGGTGAAACATTCTTTACTCAGACCGAGCGATGGACCATTCGACATGAGGTCCATATGGGATTTCAACGCTCCCTCCACCTTGGATCGGATGTGCAAAGCGGACATTCGGTTGTATGTACCCGAGGATCTCATGGTAAAGGTGGATCGGACCTCGATGGCGGTTTCGCTGGAGGCGCGTTGCCCTTTTCTCGACCATGAGCTGTTCGAATTTGTATCGAAGTCGCCAACAACCATGCGATTCAGAGGAGGAAACGGAAAAATTCCCCTTCGACGAGTACTTGCCCGCGATCTCGGAAGATCGTTCGTAGAAAGGCCCAAGAAAGGTTTTGCGGTGCCCTTGGGACACTGGTTCCGCAAAGAATTGCGGGAGGAACTATCGGATATATTGTGTTCTTCATCTTCCTTTGTCTCCACCTTGTTTCCAAATGGATTCCTACCGAGCCTTCTGAAAGCGCATCAGCACGGAAGCCGAAATCTGAGCAACCGTATCTGGCCTTTACTTGTGCTCGAGAA
- a CDS encoding sulfotransferase, with protein sequence MGKSDNKVTVAYIVGAGRSGSTVLDTILGNHSEVESVGELCNLVRSAWLGPDYCACGARGSECPFWSEVRLDWIRRTGASDLKEFKKLEDVFERSRFFSRLLRGSFARKAEFQVYSNYAVSLFQAISEVSGKRIIVDSSKIPARAFALSRMPGVDLKLIHLVRDPRGLARSLQKAFRKNLRSGVARDMRPFPVWRVPLPWIRVNVCSSWLVKRVGPGRGLTIRYEDLMADHRGTLEKLGKLMGLGYEPVIRTIDSGGSMKVGHTIAGNRVRMAGSIRLQADVEWVQKLSDREKALVRTLAGWHMRKYGY encoded by the coding sequence ATGGGAAAGTCCGACAACAAAGTCACAGTGGCCTATATAGTAGGGGCAGGTCGAAGCGGATCCACCGTTTTGGACACTATTCTTGGAAACCATTCCGAGGTGGAAAGTGTTGGAGAGTTGTGCAATCTGGTGCGTTCCGCTTGGCTCGGACCGGATTATTGCGCCTGTGGAGCACGTGGGTCTGAATGTCCTTTCTGGTCTGAAGTCCGACTGGATTGGATCCGGCGAACGGGCGCCAGTGACTTGAAAGAATTCAAAAAGCTTGAAGACGTTTTCGAACGTTCACGCTTTTTCTCTCGTCTTTTGAGAGGGTCTTTTGCACGGAAAGCTGAGTTCCAAGTCTATTCGAACTACGCGGTTTCTTTATTTCAAGCTATCAGCGAAGTGAGCGGAAAGAGGATTATCGTCGATTCGTCCAAGATTCCGGCTCGAGCTTTCGCGCTCTCTCGGATGCCGGGTGTTGACTTGAAACTGATACATCTTGTCAGGGACCCGAGAGGCCTTGCACGTTCTCTTCAAAAAGCATTTCGAAAAAACCTGCGAAGTGGGGTAGCCAGAGACATGCGCCCTTTTCCGGTCTGGCGTGTGCCGCTTCCCTGGATCCGGGTGAATGTATGTTCATCCTGGCTCGTCAAAAGGGTGGGTCCCGGCAGAGGCCTGACCATCCGGTACGAAGATTTGATGGCCGATCATCGGGGTACGTTGGAGAAGCTCGGAAAACTCATGGGACTCGGCTACGAACCTGTGATCCGCACCATTGACTCGGGCGGTTCGATGAAGGTGGGGCACACCATAGCCGGAAATCGGGTTCGCATGGCGGGTTCGATACGGCTGCAAGCCGACGTGGAATGGGTGCAAAAGTTGTCGGACAGAGAAAAGGCGCTCGTGAGAACGTTGGCCGGATGGCATATGCGGAAGTACGGATACTGA
- a CDS encoding flippase codes for MKDKLEQLLRSDRSDAVLLRGATGTFLINIVAAVVALALQIVLARMLGAESFGRYVYVMTVFNFLVLFMTLGQESTTLRYLPQYLGQKEWGLLRGFLRRSEQIVLAATAAVGIVAATGIWIFRDWLGSELSDTFILMFGFLPILIYPQIQSAQLKAMKKPVLAQLQNQVLKPLVLGLTLLVMVVVLHRSPTAPKAMMAHIVAAVAALVMAAACLAGMKKSFRSADPNYRTKEWIQVGLQIVLIACFNTVLNYCDTLMIGSIKGTTDAGIYSAAVRAAHLIAFGLAAVNVILAPMISELYSLNRMSELQGTAWGALLVSLPALVVLLVFGHWVLTLFGPEFGKGYSALVWLSLGQFFNAFCGSVGLLLVMTGKQQYVTVTVGASALLNIVLNAILIPPYGMVGGAIATSVTMMIWNAILTLTVYRQLGINPTIFARPCRIHNR; via the coding sequence ATGAAAGATAAATTAGAGCAACTCCTTAGAAGCGATCGCTCCGATGCAGTACTATTAAGAGGTGCTACCGGTACTTTTCTAATTAATATTGTTGCCGCCGTCGTTGCCTTAGCCCTCCAAATTGTGCTTGCTCGGATGCTGGGCGCCGAAAGCTTCGGTCGGTACGTTTACGTAATGACCGTATTCAACTTCCTGGTTCTTTTTATGACACTGGGACAAGAGAGTACGACCCTTCGCTATCTGCCTCAGTACTTGGGACAAAAGGAGTGGGGGTTGCTTCGAGGCTTTCTTCGGCGGTCCGAGCAGATTGTTCTCGCTGCTACGGCCGCGGTCGGAATAGTGGCGGCAACTGGAATATGGATCTTCCGAGATTGGCTTGGGAGTGAGCTGTCGGATACGTTCATACTGATGTTTGGTTTCTTGCCTATTCTAATCTATCCGCAGATTCAGTCCGCCCAATTGAAAGCAATGAAAAAACCTGTTCTGGCTCAGCTGCAGAACCAGGTTCTTAAGCCTCTAGTTCTGGGTTTGACGCTGTTGGTCATGGTAGTCGTTCTGCACCGGTCTCCCACGGCGCCGAAGGCTATGATGGCGCATATTGTCGCGGCGGTGGCGGCGCTTGTAATGGCGGCCGCCTGTCTCGCCGGCATGAAGAAGAGTTTCCGATCTGCCGATCCGAATTACAGGACAAAAGAGTGGATACAGGTGGGCCTACAGATCGTGTTGATTGCCTGTTTCAATACGGTGCTAAATTATTGTGATACACTCATGATTGGGAGTATAAAGGGCACGACCGATGCGGGCATCTATTCGGCGGCTGTCCGGGCGGCTCACCTGATCGCTTTTGGTTTGGCCGCTGTGAACGTGATTCTTGCTCCGATGATTTCTGAACTGTATTCTCTGAATCGTATGTCGGAATTGCAGGGAACTGCTTGGGGTGCGTTATTGGTATCTTTGCCTGCATTGGTCGTCCTGCTGGTCTTTGGACATTGGGTTCTGACGTTGTTCGGACCAGAGTTCGGCAAAGGGTACTCAGCTCTGGTATGGCTTTCCTTAGGCCAATTCTTTAATGCTTTCTGCGGATCTGTTGGCCTGCTGTTAGTTATGACAGGCAAACAACAATATGTCACGGTTACGGTTGGAGCAAGCGCTTTACTGAATATAGTTCTGAACGCCATACTCATTCCGCCGTACGGCATGGTGGGAGGGGCAATTGCCACCTCCGTGACCATGATGATATGGAATGCGATACTTACTCTGACGGTCTACAGACAGCTAGGTATCAATCCCACGATTTTTGCCCGGCCATGTCGGATTCACAATCGTTGA
- a CDS encoding lytic transglycosylase domain-containing protein yields MSSFLHGLLRVLFAGGCGFLLWHFSIAPLFAEIYYYKDPEGRRYFTNVPTSPRFRPFLGMGKEALKNYDGLIRRYAKKYGLDTALVKAVIKAESEFDPKAVSCVGAAGLMQLMPGTASDMDVNDPFEPSENIEGGCRYLRTLLDRFRTVHLALAAYNAGPENVSKYNGIPPFKETRGFVTRVMRYYSEFN; encoded by the coding sequence ATGAGCAGCTTTCTACACGGGTTACTGAGGGTCCTATTTGCCGGGGGATGCGGCTTTTTGTTGTGGCATTTCTCGATAGCGCCTTTGTTTGCCGAGATCTATTATTACAAGGACCCTGAAGGCCGCCGTTATTTCACCAATGTACCCACGTCCCCCCGATTTCGCCCGTTCCTGGGGATGGGTAAAGAAGCCCTAAAGAATTACGACGGTTTGATTCGCCGATACGCGAAGAAATATGGTTTGGATACCGCTCTGGTGAAAGCCGTCATCAAGGCGGAATCCGAATTCGACCCCAAGGCCGTTTCTTGTGTAGGCGCCGCGGGATTGATGCAACTGATGCCGGGTACGGCCAGCGACATGGATGTCAACGATCCGTTCGAGCCGTCGGAGAACATCGAAGGGGGCTGCAGATATCTCCGGACCCTTCTGGACCGCTTCAGGACCGTTCATCTGGCCTTGGCCGCCTACAACGCCGGCCCTGAAAATGTAAGTAAATACAATGGAATACCTCCCTTCAAGGAAACGCGCGGTTTTGTCACTCGCGTCATGCGGTACTATTCGGAGTTCAACTAG
- the fsa gene encoding fructose-6-phosphate aldolase, with translation MKFFIDTANLDEIRQANDMGVLDGVTTNPSLASKEGIPFLDLIREICGIVDGPVNAEVVSVDAKGMVKEAEKLAKIHQNIVVKIPMLTEGLKAVKQLKAAGIPTNMTLVFSPLQALLAAKAGAAYISPFVGRLDDLSHEGMEVVGQIKTILDNYAFEAELLVASVRHPLHVLESALMGADICTMPFKVINQLAKHPLTDIGLEKFLEDWKKVKA, from the coding sequence ATGAAGTTCTTTATCGATACAGCCAACCTGGACGAAATCCGTCAAGCCAACGACATGGGTGTCCTGGACGGCGTTACCACCAATCCATCTTTGGCTTCCAAGGAGGGCATTCCTTTCCTTGATTTGATCCGGGAGATCTGCGGCATTGTGGACGGACCGGTGAACGCCGAAGTAGTCAGCGTAGATGCAAAAGGAATGGTTAAAGAGGCGGAAAAGCTGGCGAAAATACATCAGAATATTGTGGTTAAAATACCGATGCTGACGGAAGGCCTGAAAGCGGTCAAGCAGTTGAAAGCGGCAGGCATTCCCACCAATATGACGCTCGTGTTTTCCCCGCTGCAGGCGCTTCTGGCCGCGAAGGCGGGAGCTGCGTACATCAGTCCCTTTGTGGGTCGTTTGGATGATCTCTCCCACGAGGGAATGGAAGTGGTCGGCCAGATAAAGACAATCTTGGATAACTATGCCTTCGAGGCGGAACTGCTGGTGGCTTCCGTCCGACACCCGTTGCACGTGCTGGAATCCGCACTTATGGGCGCCGACATCTGTACCATGCCGTTCAAGGTCATCAACCAGTTGGCGAAACATCCATTGACGGACATCGGCCTCGAGAAGTTCCTGGAGGACTGGAAAAAGGTCAAGGCGTGA
- a CDS encoding YHS domain-containing protein, which produces MIRLVLLIVSLYVLYRLIKAVMSGPRLERSREVGKQKRKERIEDEMVKDPQCGVYLPKREAVTAKVGGKKIYFCSEDCKETFLDAQRTSN; this is translated from the coding sequence ATGATCAGACTGGTGCTGCTGATAGTGTCGCTGTATGTGTTGTACCGTTTGATCAAGGCAGTGATGAGCGGACCGCGCTTGGAACGTAGCCGTGAGGTAGGAAAGCAAAAGAGGAAAGAACGCATAGAGGATGAAATGGTCAAAGATCCTCAATGCGGAGTATATCTCCCCAAACGAGAAGCTGTTACCGCAAAGGTGGGGGGAAAAAAAATCTACTTCTGCTCTGAAGACTGTAAAGAAACATTTCTCGATGCGCAACGCACTTCGAACTGA
- the folK gene encoding 2-amino-4-hydroxy-6-hydroxymethyldihydropteridine diphosphokinase, translating to MLKKAESAFVGLGSNVGDRVARCRSAIEAIGGIEGCRVGRISSFYETDPVGYEDQDRFVNAVLELKSVLPPLQLLDELLSIEKAMGRTRTIRWGPRIIDLDLLLFGERVMSHPRLTLPHPRMHERGFVLAPLAEIAPHAVHPVFERSVKSLLASLPDAEKGINRL from the coding sequence TTGCTGAAAAAGGCGGAGAGCGCATTTGTGGGGCTCGGTTCCAATGTGGGAGACAGAGTCGCGCGCTGCCGTTCGGCGATCGAGGCGATCGGAGGCATCGAGGGATGTCGGGTGGGGCGGATTTCCAGTTTCTATGAGACCGACCCCGTCGGCTATGAAGATCAGGACCGTTTTGTCAATGCCGTGCTTGAGCTCAAGAGTGTGTTGCCTCCGCTTCAACTATTGGATGAGTTGCTTTCCATTGAAAAAGCGATGGGGAGGACGAGGACCATCCGTTGGGGACCTAGGATCATCGACCTGGATTTGCTCCTGTTCGGAGAGCGGGTGATGTCTCATCCGCGTCTTACTTTGCCGCATCCCCGGATGCACGAGCGTGGATTCGTACTGGCGCCTCTGGCGGAAATCGCGCCCCATGCCGTTCATCCGGTTTTCGAACGTTCCGTAAAGAGCCTTTTGGCTTCCCTTCCCGATGCGGAAAAAGGAATCAATCGATTATGA
- a CDS encoding LL-diaminopimelate aminotransferase — MSRVEKTERLIKLPPYLFKELDRKREEVRSRGVDVIDFGVGDPDLPTPEHIVKRLCEAAHDPATHRYPAYSGMKLFNETVARWYERRFGVQLNAKGEVVTLIGSKEGIAHTPLAFVNPGDVVLVPDPAYPVYKIATLFAGGEPVFMPLLDRNDFLPDLGAIPSDAAKRAKLMFLNYPNNPTAATATLDFFEEVVSFAKDYDLIVCHDNAYSEMCFDGYIAPSFLQAEGAKEVGIEFHSLSKTYNMTGWRLGFAVGMADAIGALGTIKSNIDSGAFDAIQYAGIAALDGSQSCVDEMRAIYRERRDILVAGLREAGLGIEPPKATFYLWIKTPEGFGSSEFSTLLLEQAGIVTTPGNGFGPSGEGFVRMALCVNKERSLEAVERLKSLNLAGRS; from the coding sequence ATGTCACGAGTGGAGAAAACGGAACGGTTGATCAAATTGCCCCCATACTTATTCAAGGAGTTGGATCGCAAGCGGGAGGAGGTCAGGTCTCGAGGCGTTGATGTGATCGACTTCGGCGTAGGGGATCCGGATTTACCCACACCCGAGCATATTGTCAAGCGGCTGTGCGAAGCCGCTCATGATCCCGCAACGCATAGGTATCCAGCCTATTCCGGGATGAAGCTTTTTAACGAAACCGTGGCCAGGTGGTACGAAAGACGGTTTGGAGTCCAATTGAACGCCAAAGGCGAGGTGGTGACCCTGATTGGCTCGAAAGAGGGCATCGCGCATACGCCGCTGGCATTCGTCAATCCCGGTGACGTCGTGCTGGTGCCGGATCCGGCGTATCCCGTATACAAAATCGCTACCCTTTTCGCAGGGGGAGAGCCCGTCTTTATGCCCCTCCTGGATCGAAACGATTTTCTGCCCGATTTGGGAGCCATCCCCAGCGACGCGGCAAAGCGGGCCAAGTTGATGTTCCTGAACTATCCAAACAATCCGACCGCCGCTACGGCAACCCTGGACTTTTTTGAAGAAGTGGTCTCGTTTGCCAAAGATTACGACCTCATTGTATGCCATGACAACGCCTATTCGGAAATGTGTTTTGACGGATACATCGCACCGAGCTTCCTCCAGGCTGAAGGCGCCAAAGAGGTCGGAATCGAATTTCATTCCCTGTCCAAGACATACAACATGACGGGCTGGAGGTTGGGGTTCGCCGTTGGAATGGCGGACGCCATCGGTGCGCTGGGGACCATTAAATCCAACATTGATTCGGGGGCCTTTGACGCCATTCAGTACGCGGGAATCGCAGCGTTGGATGGGAGCCAGAGCTGCGTGGACGAGATGCGAGCCATCTACCGGGAGCGCCGGGACATTCTGGTGGCGGGCCTTCGGGAGGCCGGCCTTGGCATCGAGCCGCCGAAGGCCACGTTCTACCTTTGGATCAAAACTCCGGAAGGCTTCGGTTCTTCAGAATTCTCGACGTTGCTTCTCGAACAGGCGGGCATTGTAACGACGCCGGGTAATGGGTTCGGCCCGTCCGGAGAAGGCTTTGTTCGAATGGCGCTATGCGTGAATAAGGAGCGAAGCCTGGAAGCCGTCGAGCGCCTCAAGTCCCTGAATCTTGCCGGGCGATCGTGA
- a CDS encoding 4-hydroxy-tetrahydrodipicolinate reductase, whose translation MVKVIIAAACGKMGQEILTAALDDPEIEVAGVFERPDHPRIGEEISNGLRLAPRITEVIDAGDVLIDFSHHTASIEHARVVAEHNKRAVVGTTGLTPEELSEIKSLAHKAPFVVAPNMSVGINLMFKLVREMATVLGPAYDIEIIEAHHRMKKDAPSGTALRLGEILAEAGNATLADVGVFSRHGMIGVRKDREIGLQTIRAGDIVGEHTVLFAAPGERLELTHRVGNRANFARGAIKAAHWVVHQGAGFYDMQDVLGLK comes from the coding sequence ATGGTCAAAGTGATTATCGCCGCTGCATGCGGCAAGATGGGACAGGAGATACTGACTGCAGCCTTGGACGATCCCGAGATAGAAGTTGCCGGCGTTTTTGAACGACCGGACCATCCTCGTATCGGAGAAGAAATCTCGAACGGGCTGCGGTTGGCGCCCCGGATAACGGAAGTGATCGATGCGGGAGACGTGCTCATTGATTTCAGTCACCATACGGCTTCGATTGAACACGCCAGAGTTGTGGCGGAACACAACAAACGGGCGGTAGTGGGAACGACCGGGCTCACGCCCGAGGAATTAAGTGAAATTAAGAGCCTGGCCCACAAAGCGCCTTTCGTCGTAGCGCCGAATATGAGTGTAGGCATCAATCTGATGTTCAAGCTGGTACGGGAAATGGCGACGGTTCTCGGCCCCGCTTACGACATCGAGATTATCGAAGCCCATCATCGAATGAAAAAGGATGCGCCCAGCGGGACGGCTTTGCGATTGGGAGAAATTCTGGCCGAAGCGGGTAACGCGACTCTTGCAGACGTCGGAGTTTTTTCACGTCATGGCATGATCGGCGTACGTAAGGACCGGGAAATCGGACTTCAAACGATCCGGGCGGGCGACATTGTGGGAGAGCACACGGTGCTGTTTGCTGCTCCGGGAGAACGGCTCGAGCTGACTCACCGGGTCGGCAACAGGGCCAATTTTGCTAGAGGCGCAATCAAGGCGGCGCATTGGGTGGTGCATCAAGGCGCCGGGTTTTATGACATGCAGGATGTATTGGGCTTGAAATGA
- a CDS encoding 4-hydroxy-tetrahydrodipicolinate synthase: MFSGSIVAIVTPFRNGQVDEEAYRGLIEFQIENGTSAIVPCGTTGESATLSMEEHNRVIEICVDAVRKRVPVIAGTGGNSTWEAVELTRHAKEVGADASLSVTPYYNKPTQEGLYQHFKTIAKEVSFPIVLYNVPGRTSVNMLPETVARLAQMEEIVAIKEASGSITQMTEIVVKCGDSIVLLSGDDGITLPLLSVGGKGVISVVANIAPKQSAEYVGAYLEGRHEQAREMFLNLFPLCQAMFIETNPLPVKTALALMGRIQEQFRLPMCEMAPASKIKLESVLRQYGLI, encoded by the coding sequence ATGTTTTCAGGTTCTATTGTTGCGATTGTAACACCGTTTCGAAACGGGCAGGTTGACGAGGAAGCATACCGGGGGCTGATCGAATTTCAGATTGAAAATGGGACGAGCGCCATCGTTCCATGTGGTACGACAGGAGAATCCGCCACCCTGTCCATGGAAGAGCATAACAGGGTGATTGAGATTTGTGTGGACGCCGTTCGGAAAAGGGTTCCCGTCATCGCGGGCACCGGAGGGAACAGTACCTGGGAAGCAGTGGAACTGACCCGACACGCCAAAGAGGTGGGGGCCGATGCTTCTCTTTCCGTAACCCCGTACTACAACAAACCCACACAGGAAGGGCTCTATCAGCATTTCAAAACGATCGCCAAGGAAGTGTCGTTTCCAATCGTTCTGTACAATGTTCCGGGTCGTACATCGGTAAATATGCTTCCCGAAACGGTAGCGCGTCTGGCGCAAATGGAGGAAATCGTGGCCATCAAAGAGGCTTCCGGCTCCATAACCCAGATGACGGAAATCGTGGTTAAATGCGGGGACAGCATCGTGCTGCTGAGTGGGGACGACGGAATTACACTACCGTTGCTGAGCGTGGGGGGCAAGGGAGTGATCAGTGTTGTGGCGAACATAGCGCCCAAACAGTCAGCCGAATACGTGGGTGCGTATTTGGAGGGCCGGCACGAGCAGGCTCGAGAAATGTTCCTGAACCTGTTTCCTCTATGCCAGGCGATGTTCATCGAAACCAATCCTCTTCCAGTCAAAACGGCGTTGGCTCTCATGGGTAGGATTCAAGAGCAATTTCGACTGCCCATGTGCGAAATGGCGCCTGCAAGCAAAATCAAACTCGAATCCGTTCTGCGGCAGTACGGCTTGATCTGA
- a CDS encoding diaminopimelate epimerase, with product MGHSFVKMHGCGNDFILLDDRDDRLDASISPSVVRKLCDRRLGIGADGLILVRNSKHADFGWRFFNSDGSIAELCGNGARCAARYAYMTDVAPREMTLETLTGILRAVVVDDRRVKIEMPQPRDLSMDEQLFLGGERLSVSVINTGVPHAVVFVGRLDDFPILTAGRALRNHERFQPGGSNADFVRVLGGNQLAIRTYERGVEDETLACGTGAVAAALVGIKRNGMQPPISVVTKSGERLTVHAAYRSDSEFGQVFLEGATTIAFQGCISAELFFSTGD from the coding sequence ATCGGTCATTCTTTTGTGAAAATGCACGGGTGCGGTAACGATTTCATTCTGTTGGACGATCGGGATGATCGTTTGGATGCATCGATTTCGCCCTCCGTCGTCAGGAAACTATGCGACCGTCGTTTGGGCATTGGCGCGGATGGCCTGATCCTGGTTCGGAACTCGAAACACGCCGATTTTGGTTGGCGATTTTTCAATTCCGACGGGAGCATAGCTGAGCTGTGCGGCAACGGAGCGCGATGCGCCGCCCGTTACGCATATATGACGGATGTTGCTCCCAGAGAGATGACGTTGGAGACTCTAACAGGTATTCTCCGGGCGGTTGTGGTGGATGACCGCCGTGTCAAAATCGAAATGCCTCAGCCTAGGGATCTTTCGATGGACGAGCAGCTGTTTCTCGGCGGAGAGCGTTTGAGCGTATCCGTCATCAACACGGGTGTTCCCCACGCGGTGGTTTTTGTCGGGCGCCTGGACGATTTCCCGATACTGACCGCGGGCAGGGCGTTGCGGAACCACGAACGTTTTCAACCCGGCGGTTCAAACGCCGATTTCGTTCGTGTCCTGGGTGGCAATCAGCTGGCAATCAGAACGTACGAAAGAGGAGTAGAAGACGAGACACTGGCGTGCGGGACCGGCGCGGTCGCCGCAGCGCTCGTCGGAATAAAGCGGAATGGCATGCAACCACCCATATCCGTTGTGACAAAAAGTGGTGAGCGTCTTACTGTTCACGCCGCTTACCGTAGTGACTCCGAATTCGGACAGGTGTTCCTGGAAGGAGCCACGACCATCGCTTTTCAGGGGTGTATTTCCGCTGAATTATTCTTTTCTACAGGAGATTAG